AGGATCACCGCACTGGTCACACCCGTGATCATGGCACGGAAGGTGGTTTCACAGTAGGTGTAAACGGTATCGCCGTCCTGATAGGCATTACCCACACCCACAGGCTGGTAGGTGTTATCCACGAAGGCCTCGCCCGAATCAGTGGCGCCGCCATTGAGATAGGCCTCCAGTTCAGCCTTGTCCTTGTAACGGTACCCCTGAGTCGAATCCAGGAAGTTGGTGAAGTTAAGCTGCAGCGCACCCCAGGGATGCCCCTGGCGTGAGCCACTGTTCTGGAAGGTATCCGTGAACGGAACGACCGGCGTACCGGTACCGTCATCCTCGCCGGCGCTGTACTGATTCATGCCGCGCGCGTCCCAGATGAATACCCCGTCATCCAGCACATTGGTGTCACTGCTTGGCAGCACCGCAAGCATATCCTGCACGGTTGCCTGCAACTGGGTATTGTCAGCAGCCAGCGACTTGACGCTGACAATACCACTCTCCGGCGGGGTCGATGCGGTATCGGTAAAATCAGCACCCGTCATGCCGTTACCGTTCAACCAACCATTACCGCCGTTGAGGATGGCCAGATGTTCAGCCTCCACGCCCCAATAGCGCAGTGCATACCAGACCCGGCCCTGGCGCATGGCATTACCCGTACCACCTGTACCCATGGCAACAACGATCATATCCTTGTGCGGATCGATGTTATATTTCTTGAGTTGGGCATCCATAGTGGCCCCGCTGGGGACCATGCTGCGGGTATAGATCACGCCGTTGGAGCGGGTTTCAATCCATTCGTTACCATCAGACAGATAGGTAAATACGTTCTTATCATCGGGCAGGATGTACTCGGAACCCCCCGGGCCCTCCGTGACCTGCAGAATCACCAGTTTTCCGGTGATGCCCGCCGGCCTCTCATTCAGCCAGTCATCCTTCCAGCGCTTCAGGGTCGCACCGGTGATCAGGCCGTTCTCGTTGTCGTTGTAGTCATCCGCGGATTCCTGCGCAATCTGTGCAGGACTGTTGACGACGATCGGCGTCGGCTCGCCGCCCGGCGGCGTCACAATACCAGTAGTGCTGTCCTCGCCACCGCCGCAACCCACCAGCACTGATGCGGACAACAGGTACGCGCCCACCATCGCAGCGGATCGCGGCCATCTCAAAGCATTCAGGTATGTATTCATCTGCTCTCCTCCGCGAGCTATTTTGGAACCCGCCACGAACACCCGGTTATCGGGGTCCCAGGGGCGGCACTTCGATCATTCAGTTAGCAGCCTTCGTGCCACAATCTGTTCAGCTGAAAAAACATGAAGTTAGATGGAAGCCATCCCTTGGCGGCGATTGCAGACTACCCGTTCCGGCGGCAGGCTGTGGAAATTGCAATACTGTTCAGGCGCCCTGCTCGCCCCTGAAGACCACGGGCAGGGCGC
This sequence is a window from Thiohalobacter thiocyanaticus. Protein-coding genes within it:
- a CDS encoding sulfurtransferase, coding for MNTYLNALRWPRSAAMVGAYLLSASVLVGCGGGEDSTTGIVTPPGGEPTPIVVNSPAQIAQESADDYNDNENGLITGATLKRWKDDWLNERPAGITGKLVILQVTEGPGGSEYILPDDKNVFTYLSDGNEWIETRSNGVIYTRSMVPSGATMDAQLKKYNIDPHKDMIVVAMGTGGTGNAMRQGRVWYALRYWGVEAEHLAILNGGNGWLNGNGMTGADFTDTASTPPESGIVSVKSLAADNTQLQATVQDMLAVLPSSDTNVLDDGVFIWDARGMNQYSAGEDDGTGTPVVPFTDTFQNSGSRQGHPWGALQLNFTNFLDSTQGYRYKDKAELEAYLNGGATDSGEAFVDNTYQPVGVGNAYQDGDTVYTYCETTFRAMITGVTSAVILGKPTRFYDGAMVEWSSLSYLLDWSGDYILPIDSPWRTDVVSFYQEQPDPNEVEPRQIDDAYADNTNAIILADKAYKTGSSSSDDGGSSGGGGALPPNPCGG